The Xanthomonas sp. CFBP 8443 genome has a window encoding:
- a CDS encoding 2OG-Fe(II) oxygenase — protein sequence MNHTDLRHYVRVYDAALQAGFCRQLIAQFEHASAQHRHNGAGARAGLHDSAWTELNVTRAADPAFQGFFIEQVRAALTRYNADLGLSAPVPWRPRLADLRIKRYRASAGERFQPHFDACDEETGRYLVLLWYLNDVAEGGQTRFVDLDLEVAPRTGRLLMFPPYWMYMHAALPPRSGDKYILSTYLEFTAKPSPPPRG from the coding sequence CGTCCGCGTCTACGATGCCGCGCTGCAGGCCGGCTTCTGTCGCCAACTGATCGCGCAGTTCGAACACGCATCGGCGCAGCACCGCCATAACGGCGCCGGCGCGCGCGCCGGCCTGCACGACAGCGCCTGGACCGAGCTCAACGTGACCCGCGCGGCCGATCCGGCCTTCCAGGGATTCTTCATCGAACAGGTGCGTGCGGCATTGACGCGCTACAACGCCGATCTCGGCCTGTCCGCACCGGTGCCGTGGCGCCCGCGCCTGGCCGACCTGCGCATCAAGCGCTACCGCGCCAGCGCCGGCGAGCGCTTCCAGCCGCATTTCGACGCCTGCGACGAGGAGACCGGCCGCTACCTGGTGCTGCTGTGGTATCTCAACGACGTGGCCGAGGGCGGCCAGACCCGCTTCGTCGACCTGGACCTGGAGGTCGCGCCGCGCACCGGACGCCTGCTGATGTTCCCGCCGTACTGGATGTACATGCACGCCGCGCTGCCGCCGCGCAGCGGCGACAAGTACATCCTGTCCACCTACCTGGAATTCACCGCCAAGCCGTCCCCGCCGCCGCGGGGATGA
- a CDS encoding manganese efflux pump MntP family protein: protein MSFLSILLLGIAMSTDAFAAAVGKGAAMRKPLWRDALRAGLIFGCIEALTPVLGWLLGQAAAKYVAAFDHWIAFGLLGALGVHMIVAGLKPQEAEQADDARKRHGFWSLAATGLATSIDAMAVGVGLAFLDVNIVEVAAVIGLCTLTMVTLGIMLGRVLGSLAGKRAEIVGGALLIAIGSTILYEHLQ, encoded by the coding sequence ATGTCGTTTCTTTCGATTCTGTTGCTCGGCATCGCCATGTCCACGGACGCCTTCGCCGCGGCGGTCGGCAAGGGCGCGGCCATGCGCAAGCCGCTCTGGCGCGACGCCCTGCGCGCCGGGCTGATCTTCGGCTGCATCGAGGCGCTGACGCCGGTGCTGGGCTGGCTGCTGGGCCAGGCCGCGGCCAAGTACGTGGCCGCGTTCGATCACTGGATCGCGTTCGGCCTGCTCGGCGCGCTGGGCGTGCACATGATCGTCGCCGGGCTCAAGCCGCAGGAAGCCGAGCAGGCCGACGACGCGCGCAAGCGCCACGGCTTCTGGAGCCTGGCCGCGACCGGGCTGGCGACCAGCATCGATGCGATGGCGGTCGGCGTCGGCCTGGCTTTCCTCGACGTGAACATCGTCGAGGTCGCCGCGGTCATCGGCCTGTGCACGCTGACTATGGTGACCCTGGGCATCATGCTTGGCCGCGTGCTCGGCAGCCTGGCCGGCAAGCGCGCGGAGATCGTCGGCGGCGCGCTGCTGATCGCGATCGGCAGCACCATCCTGTACGAGCATCTGCAGTGA